From the genome of Branchiostoma floridae strain S238N-H82 unplaced genomic scaffold, Bfl_VNyyK Sc7u5tJ_1495, whole genome shotgun sequence, one region includes:
- the LOC118407893 gene encoding tyrosine 3-monooxygenase-like, whose protein sequence is MEEKTQTVVQAEDDDDTMAEDEQQPKSFRNRIASDSAVEYQFTNGYHGRRRSLIDDARAEKELCRVTGRRLSSAWRQLSLSEDDEDLEVLDHAEDNNVPVKATIVFSPNDGFDRLPAILDAFKRYHVKIHHIESRPSQDGGGDVSVLVRCERDERKGNIPGLVISLKGRVKSLQLFNENGEDVDGPWFPKVIADLDKCHHLVTKFEPELDADHPGFSDKVYRARRKKIADAAFEYRHGQPLPVIEYTEEETETWGIVYNSLTSLYQTHSCKEHIEGLKLLEKHCGYSADEVPQLEAVSNFLKERTGWQLRPVAGLVSARDFLASLAFRVFQCTQYLRHGSKPHHSPEPDCCHELLGHVPMLSDPSFAQFSQEIGLLSLGASDEDIEKLATCYWFTVEFGLCRQDNKLKAYGAGLLSSYGELEYALSGKPEIKNFEPEVTAVEPYDDVNYQDVYFVSDTFDKAKEQLRSYASRIQRPFEVTYDPYTQSVEVLDSREKIQRLSEKIKGDVSLLNAAMKKIIIN, encoded by the exons ATGGAGGAAAAGACGCAGACCGTAGTACAGGCAGAAGACGACGACGATACCATGGCAGAGGACGAGCAGCAACCCAAGAGCTTCCGTAACCGCATCGCTTCCGACTCAGCCGTGGAGTACCAGTTC ACAAACGGTTACCATGGTCGCCGGCGGAGCCTGATTGACGACGCACGCGCAGAGAAGGAGCTTTGCCGTGTTACAG GGCGGCGCCTGTCTAGTGCATGGCGGCAGCTGAGTCTGTCTGAAGATGACGAGGACCTGGAGGTGCTGGACCATGCTGAGGACAACAACGTCCCCGTGAAGGCCACCATCGTCTTCTCTCCGAACGACGGGTTCGATAGACTGCCCGCCATTTTGGACGCGTTCAAG AGATATCACGTGAAAATCCACCACATCGAGTCCCGCCCttcccaagatggcggcggtgaCGTCAGTGTCCTGGTGAGGTGCGAGCGTGACGAGCGCAAAGGGAACATCCCCGGACTGGTCATCTCGCTCAAGGGGAGGGTCAAGAGCCTGCAACTCTTCAACGAGAATGGAGAAGACGTGGATG GTCCGTGGTTTCCCAAGGTGATCGCAGACCTGGACAAGTGCCATCATCTGGTCACCAAGTTCGAACCCGAACTGGACGCAGACCATCCG GGTTTCTCAGATAAAGTCTACCGAGCGCGCAGAAAGAAAATAGCGGATGCCGCCTTCGAATACAGGCA TGGCCAACCCCTACCGGTGATAGAGTACACGGAAGAGGAAACGGAAACTTG GGGAATCGTGTACAACTCCCTCACATCGCTGTACCAGACCCATTCCTGCAAAGAGCACATCGAAGGCCTCAAACTGCTGGAGAAGCACTGCGGATACAG TGCAGATGAAGTTCCTCAGCTGGAGGCGGTGTCCAACTTCCTGAAAG aGAGAACAGGTTGGCAGCTCCGTCCCGTAGCAGGTCTCGTGTCGGCTCGAGACTTCCTGGCGAGTCTGGCGTTCCGCGTGTTTCAGTGTACCCAGTACCTCAGACACGGCTCCAAGCCGCACCACTCTCCGGAACC AGACTGCTGTCACGAGCTCCTTGGTCACGTGCCTATGTTATCAGATCCAAGTTTCGCGCAGTTTTCACAG GAAATAGGCCTGCTGTCCCTGGGGGCTTCTGACGAAGACATCGAGAAACTGGCCACG TGCTACTGGTTCACTGTGGAGTTTGGCCTGTGCAGACAGGACAACAAGCTGAAGGCCTATGGTGCAGGACTTCTCTCCTCTTACGGGGAGCTGGAG TATGCTTTGTCTGGCAAACCGGAAATCAAGAACTTCGAACCGGAAGTGACGGCAGTGGAACCATATGATGACGTCAACTACCAGGATGTCTACTTTGTCTCTGACACCTTTGACAAGGCCAAGGAGCAGCTGAG ATCTTATGCTTCAAGAATACAGCGGCCGTTCGAAGTGACCTATGACCCCTACACGCAGTCCGTCGAGGTTCTGGACTCTCGCGAGAAGATCCAGCGTCTGTCCGAGAAGATAAAGGGTGACGTCAGTCTGCTCAATGCCGCCATGAAGAAAATCATCATCAACTAG
- the LOC118407891 gene encoding uncharacterized protein LOC118407891 — MSTRSTVYNDTMDVGYADDVSLSRTIPVPLADQDTTVEEESTHLNSWAEDNRMTLNGGKSLLLQICFSKSAPIPPMITLGGQPVPSVDCAKGLGFYMDKNLTFDEQISAMISKASRRLHYLRLLTKQGTSVTDLIQIYLSLVRPVLEYGHVILVGCSKEQELAIERVQRRALRIISLGGRRSVPDLPTLKVRREEAAVQLFERMLKEDHPLHDMVPPTRTGATGRTLRNSRTISLPKARTKRLSKSFLHSAIRLCNKKVTQWCY, encoded by the coding sequence ATGAGCACACGTTCCACCGTGTATAACGACACAATGGATGTTGGATATGCCGATGACGTTTCCCTGTCGAGGACTATTCCTGTGCCTTTAGCCGATCAGGATACAACTGTGGAAGAGGAGTCTACTCATCTTAACTCCTGGGCAGAAGACAACAGGATGACGCTGAACGGTGGGAAGAGTTTACTTCTCCAGATCTGCTTCAGCAAATCTGCTCCGATTCCACCTATGATCACACTTGGAGGCCAACCAGTTCCGTCCGTTGACTGTGCCAAAGGACTAGGTTTCTACATGGACAAGAACCTCACCTTCGACGAACAGATCTCTGCAATGATCAGTAAAGCATCGCGCAGACTACATTATCTGCGTCTGTTGACGAAGCAAGGTACCAGTGTAACGGACCTGATACAGATATACCTGTCACTTGTACGTCCAGTACTCGAGTATGGCCATGTTATACTGGTCGGGTGCAGTAAGGAGCAGGAACTGGCCATCGAGAGGGTACAGCGCCGGGCCCTGCGCATCATCTCCCTTGGAGGTAGACGCAGTGTGCCCGACTTGCCAACACTGAAGGTCAGACGGGAGGAGGCAGCGGTACAGCTGTTTGAACGCATGCTCAAGGAAGACCACCCCCTGCATGACATGGTTCCACCCACAAGAACAGGGGCCACGGGACGCACACTTAGAAACTCTAGGACAATCAGTTTACCAAAAGCCCGTACTAAGAGACTCAGCAAGTCCTTCCTCCATAGCGCCATCCGTCTATGCAACAAGAAGGTTACACAGTGGTGCTATTAA